In Aliamphritea ceti, a single window of DNA contains:
- a CDS encoding PepSY-associated TM helix domain-containing protein: MQGLQNYFRARMNILRAPRKPLSVQYTAFLIHSFVGLKLSLLFTVVLLSGALAVLSLEIDWLLYSEFRASPGDVRLGAGELLDRLQAAYPEFGLSFFETMSQHPGFASFAMFNDAAGGFRYAWIDPYTGEVNGDTPVLTPGRFIGFLHSTLYLPVIGRSVVNVFGLLTLLSLIAGLYAYPKFWRFFFRLPRTQNARLFWSDLHKLIGLWSLWFVLIIGVTGTWWFYENPLISHLDAPNPVEPANIKPLLSYADIDNVSGTMLSAASMITTVRKAYPDAQILGINPPEHNADPYTVTFAGDAWLVPNGRQNKLYLNPFTAEIIASHTVDKYTPAQRADMAMPPLHIGNWASGNAFDLLIKLIWFLFGIGMTALCISGLIINLKRTARAARIVYSRNTLIRRLHKSWRITRPWGRPFGVFKYMNVLLILGICAGCGIALTLSSQGTKGAGFLYQPQSVSNWKVSMNAVAGLLEKDLNPIRPNASVNFNVALPDEAAEVFKFTYLRVGEPRTLRAPGVLIHGPKGSRHADIHLPRTLTGNEQIWLTAIGWNGQVYQTSWSLNANGKETIDGR, from the coding sequence ATGCAAGGCCTGCAAAACTACTTCCGCGCCCGGATGAATATTCTTCGTGCGCCCCGAAAACCTCTGTCTGTTCAATACACAGCATTTCTAATCCACAGTTTCGTTGGCCTGAAACTCAGTCTGTTATTTACAGTTGTGTTACTCAGTGGTGCTTTAGCTGTTCTGTCTTTGGAAATCGACTGGTTACTGTATTCTGAATTCCGCGCCTCTCCAGGAGATGTGCGGCTCGGTGCTGGCGAATTACTGGATCGCTTACAGGCCGCATATCCGGAATTTGGTTTAAGCTTCTTTGAAACAATGAGTCAGCACCCTGGATTTGCATCCTTTGCAATGTTTAACGATGCTGCCGGCGGCTTCCGTTACGCCTGGATTGACCCATACACTGGCGAAGTTAACGGTGATACACCAGTCCTGACACCGGGCCGTTTTATTGGATTCCTTCACTCTACACTGTACTTACCCGTAATTGGTCGCAGTGTAGTGAACGTATTCGGTCTGCTCACTCTACTGTCTCTGATCGCGGGTCTGTACGCCTATCCAAAATTCTGGCGCTTCTTCTTCCGGTTACCCCGTACTCAGAATGCCCGGCTATTCTGGTCTGATCTGCATAAGCTCATCGGTCTTTGGAGTTTATGGTTTGTGCTTATCATTGGCGTTACCGGCACCTGGTGGTTTTACGAAAACCCACTTATCAGCCACCTGGATGCACCAAACCCAGTGGAACCGGCCAATATCAAGCCATTGCTTAGCTACGCAGACATCGACAATGTCTCAGGCACTATGCTTAGTGCTGCCAGCATGATCACAACCGTCAGAAAAGCATATCCAGACGCTCAGATTCTTGGTATTAACCCTCCTGAGCACAATGCCGATCCTTACACAGTCACCTTCGCCGGCGACGCCTGGCTGGTGCCGAACGGCCGGCAAAATAAGCTTTACCTGAACCCTTTTACCGCTGAAATTATTGCCAGCCATACTGTTGATAAGTACACACCGGCACAACGGGCTGATATGGCTATGCCGCCTCTGCATATTGGCAACTGGGCCTCAGGAAACGCCTTTGACTTACTGATCAAACTCATCTGGTTTCTGTTTGGAATAGGCATGACGGCACTCTGTATCAGTGGGTTGATTATCAATCTGAAGCGTACTGCCCGTGCCGCCCGTATTGTCTATTCCCGCAATACTCTTATTCGCCGACTGCATAAATCATGGCGTATTACACGCCCCTGGGGCAGACCTTTCGGCGTATTCAAATACATGAACGTTTTGCTAATTTTAGGTATCTGCGCAGGTTGTGGTATAGCCCTGACACTAAGCAGTCAGGGCACTAAAGGTGCGGGCTTCCTATACCAACCTCAGTCTGTGAGTAACTGGAAAGTATCGATGAATGCGGTGGCCGGCCTGTTGGAAAAAGACCTCAACCCTATCCGGCCAAATGCTTCGGTCAACTTCAATGTTGCGCTGCCCGACGAAGCCGCTGAAGTATTCAAATTTACCTATCTAAGGGTCGGAGAACCCCGCACGTTACGTGCTCCGGGAGTTCTGATTCATGGCCCTAAAGGATCACGTCATGCGGATATTCACCTGCCCCGCACACTAACCGGCAATGAACAGATCTGGTTAACTGCAATTGGCTGGAACGGCCAGGTATATCAGACCAGCTGGTCACTGAATGCCAACGGCAAGGAGACAATCGATGGACGTTAA
- a CDS encoding TonB-dependent siderophore receptor, whose product MKPRMNSSVLALAICSANAVLAAEVTQQETVVINAKALGYSEEGPASSTKSSRPISDSPYSISIINQAQLKDTGAQTLQDALTYNAGVQAGEFGVDSRTDTVVIRGADVSYYLDGLRTDYGFYNRARIEPYTLENIQILKGPVSSLYGQGSLGGIIAADSKTPQGEERTEIGLQAGNRNRAQISLDTQGSVAGRNDLNYRLVALGRKADQQVDHVEDNRLLLNPSLHWQINEATDLTAIALVQRDKSGSTLQFLPQETTIGLPENQRLPTDTFLGHPDFDKYETETDSVTLKLKHKFNDTWKYNSNFRYLRGEGDYNSQYAISKTGIIDALVAQGLPRANATTLINTQFPGNNVPVLSEAINRELSSLGWDNQLTANFETGEAEHEVTLGLDLSHNTLRESRWNDQTSLLTAIQTNNAATLATKQVDPFNPSPNLPTNVVLTKRPTNTLKQQGIYLQDNIRINQWDLRAAMRWSHYSSSFDNGTRRSGDKLSGRLGALYNFDNGVSPYISVATAFDPTAGSDGSGNPFKPQENIQYEAGIKFQPDSSLSLNTAIYHTTEENRLERDPANPLLGSRIQLEEVTIKGFEAELRKDWNRFSLLANYTHAKTEVTKDSTGKFLGNELAGRPKDMASIFGKYRINEALEVGLGSRFVGSSDNGYGTLRTPSVTLYDALASYDIADWQLSLNVRNLADKKFISACSGNSACYYGARRTILLNARYEF is encoded by the coding sequence ATGAAACCCCGAATGAACTCCTCTGTGCTGGCGCTGGCGATTTGCAGCGCGAATGCGGTACTCGCAGCAGAAGTAACCCAGCAAGAAACCGTTGTAATCAACGCAAAGGCCCTTGGCTATTCGGAAGAAGGGCCTGCAAGCAGTACCAAGTCTTCACGGCCTATAAGCGATTCACCATATTCAATTTCCATCATTAATCAGGCTCAGCTGAAAGATACCGGCGCACAAACTCTGCAAGACGCTCTGACGTATAACGCAGGTGTGCAAGCAGGTGAATTTGGCGTCGACAGTCGAACTGATACCGTGGTGATCCGTGGCGCTGATGTGTCTTATTATCTGGATGGGCTTCGCACAGACTATGGTTTCTATAACCGTGCCCGTATCGAACCTTATACACTGGAAAACATTCAGATATTAAAAGGCCCTGTATCTTCTCTATACGGCCAGGGCTCTCTGGGAGGAATTATTGCTGCTGACTCTAAAACACCACAAGGGGAAGAGCGTACCGAAATTGGGTTACAGGCAGGCAACCGAAACCGTGCCCAGATAAGTTTAGACACTCAGGGCAGTGTGGCGGGTCGTAATGATCTCAACTACCGTCTGGTGGCTTTAGGCCGTAAAGCAGATCAACAGGTAGATCATGTTGAAGATAACCGCCTGCTGCTTAATCCTTCTCTGCACTGGCAAATCAACGAAGCTACAGACCTGACGGCTATAGCCCTGGTACAACGTGACAAGTCCGGTTCAACCCTGCAGTTCCTGCCACAGGAAACAACAATTGGCCTACCGGAAAACCAGAGACTGCCTACTGATACTTTTCTGGGACATCCTGACTTTGATAAATACGAGACAGAAACTGATTCAGTCACACTGAAGCTTAAGCACAAGTTCAACGATACCTGGAAATACAACTCTAACTTCCGCTACCTGAGGGGCGAAGGCGATTACAACAGCCAGTACGCTATTTCTAAAACAGGTATTATCGATGCGCTGGTCGCCCAGGGCCTCCCAAGAGCTAATGCAACAACACTGATCAATACGCAATTCCCGGGCAATAATGTGCCGGTACTATCCGAAGCCATCAATCGTGAGCTCAGCTCATTGGGCTGGGATAACCAACTGACAGCTAATTTCGAAACAGGTGAAGCGGAACACGAGGTGACCCTGGGGCTGGACCTCAGCCATAACACGCTAAGAGAATCCCGCTGGAATGACCAGACCAGTCTGCTAACGGCCATCCAGACAAATAACGCTGCAACACTGGCAACCAAACAGGTTGACCCGTTTAACCCGTCACCAAACCTGCCAACAAATGTCGTACTGACTAAACGGCCAACCAATACGCTGAAGCAGCAAGGCATCTATCTTCAAGACAATATTCGAATTAATCAATGGGACCTGAGAGCTGCGATGCGCTGGTCACACTACTCCAGCAGTTTCGATAATGGCACCAGACGCTCCGGTGATAAACTGTCCGGCCGTTTAGGTGCATTGTATAACTTTGATAATGGTGTCTCGCCATACATCAGCGTAGCCACAGCATTTGATCCAACTGCAGGCTCTGACGGCAGCGGTAATCCGTTCAAACCACAGGAAAATATACAGTATGAAGCAGGAATAAAATTCCAACCGGACAGCAGCCTGTCGCTGAACACTGCTATCTACCACACCACAGAGGAAAACCGCCTGGAACGCGATCCGGCCAACCCTCTACTGGGCAGCAGGATTCAACTGGAAGAAGTGACGATTAAAGGCTTTGAAGCAGAACTGCGTAAAGACTGGAATCGTTTCAGCCTGCTAGCAAACTACACCCATGCAAAGACTGAAGTGACTAAAGACAGTACTGGCAAGTTCCTCGGTAATGAACTGGCGGGCCGCCCGAAAGATATGGCTTCCATATTCGGTAAATACCGAATTAATGAGGCACTGGAAGTTGGTTTAGGTAGCCGGTTTGTAGGTTCCAGCGACAACGGATACGGTACCCTTCGTACTCCATCCGTTACACTTTATGATGCGCTGGCAAGCTACGACATTGCTGACTGGCAGCTATCTCTGAACGTACGTAATCTGGCAGATAAAAAGTTTATTTCGGCCTGTAGTGGCAACAGCGCTTGCTACTACGGAGCGCGTCGTACCATTCTGCTCAATGCCCGTTACGAGTTCTGA
- a CDS encoding LysE family translocator: MSLVTWLSLVAVCCLGAMSPGPSLAVVLRHALSNSTRHAVIASLSHAIGVAMWAMLTIWGLAVLVVETPQIFQIITYVGAAYLAWLGIKALRSKGSQLALDGKQVPVSAAAWDGLMVSVLNPKLAVFFIALFSQFVSADLLLTDKLIMLSTVTVIDSGWYILLTVLLARTGLLAKMQRGAATVDKVSGVVLIGLALKIAI, from the coding sequence ATGAGTTTAGTGACCTGGTTATCACTGGTAGCAGTCTGTTGTCTGGGGGCAATGTCCCCGGGACCAAGTCTGGCTGTCGTGCTGCGTCATGCTCTGAGTAACAGTACACGCCATGCCGTAATAGCGTCCCTGAGTCATGCTATTGGTGTGGCTATGTGGGCCATGCTGACAATCTGGGGGCTGGCTGTACTGGTGGTAGAAACCCCGCAGATCTTCCAGATAATTACTTATGTGGGGGCCGCATATCTGGCCTGGCTGGGTATTAAAGCACTGCGTTCAAAGGGCAGTCAGTTAGCACTGGATGGGAAGCAAGTGCCCGTATCTGCGGCCGCCTGGGACGGACTTATGGTCTCAGTGCTGAATCCTAAGCTGGCTGTTTTTTTTATCGCGCTGTTCTCGCAATTTGTATCTGCAGATTTGTTGCTGACGGATAAGCTAATCATGCTATCGACCGTAACTGTGATCGATTCTGGCTGGTATATCCTGCTGACTGTTTTACTGGCAAGGACTGGGCTGTTAGCGAAGATGCAGCGAGGCGCTGCGACTGTGGATAAAGTCAGCGGCGTGGTGTTAATCGGATTAGCACTGAAAATAGCGATTTAA